The Nocardioides sp. S5 genome includes a window with the following:
- the trxA gene encoding thioredoxin has product MANIAAVTDAEFEAQVLKSDKPVLVDFWAEWCGPCRQVAPILDELNAEHGEKLTFLKMNVDENPVTPSSYRVTGIPTINVYQGGEVVKSIVGAKPKAALLKELEGII; this is encoded by the coding sequence GTGGCCAACATCGCCGCTGTGACCGACGCCGAGTTCGAGGCGCAGGTCCTCAAGTCCGACAAGCCCGTCCTCGTGGACTTCTGGGCGGAGTGGTGCGGTCCGTGCCGCCAGGTCGCCCCGATCCTCGACGAGCTGAACGCCGAGCACGGTGAGAAGCTCACCTTCCTCAAGATGAACGTCGACGAGAACCCGGTGACCCCCTCGTCCTACCGCGTCACCGGCATCCCGACCATCAACGTCTACCAGGGCGGCGAGGTCGTGAAGTCCATCGTCGGCGCCAAGCCCAAGGCCGCGCTCCTCAAGGAGCTCGAAGGCATCATCTGA